A single genomic interval of Nonomuraea rubra harbors:
- a CDS encoding thioesterase II family protein yields the protein MTALACLGENPAAALRLICFPHSGGQPGMFRRWVAGLAPDVEVWGATLPGRATRVSEPFARQWSPLVAEITDAVLDQVPGPVALFGHSLGALLAFEVGRALTLAGRAPEHLVVSARATPATPYPLTLPDGDEELIDAVDRVYQGIPAALRDSPELLRLFAPVLRADLELAVSYVFRPGPPLSCPITALGGTDDPTVSEAELSAWRRHTSGAFASARFPGGHFYLDAAERPVLDTLWRCLAPRHALTRSSS from the coding sequence ATGACCGCACTGGCCTGCCTCGGCGAGAACCCCGCCGCCGCGCTGCGCCTGATCTGCTTCCCGCACTCCGGCGGGCAGCCGGGCATGTTCCGCCGCTGGGTGGCCGGCCTGGCCCCGGACGTGGAGGTGTGGGGGGCGACGCTGCCCGGCCGCGCCACCCGGGTGAGCGAGCCGTTCGCCCGGCAGTGGAGCCCGCTCGTCGCCGAGATCACCGACGCCGTGCTCGACCAGGTGCCGGGGCCCGTGGCGCTGTTCGGGCACAGCCTGGGCGCGCTGCTGGCCTTCGAGGTGGGGCGCGCGCTGACGCTGGCCGGGCGGGCGCCCGAGCACCTCGTGGTCTCCGCCCGTGCCACGCCCGCCACGCCGTACCCGCTGACCCTGCCGGACGGCGACGAGGAGCTGATCGACGCCGTGGACCGCGTCTACCAGGGCATCCCGGCGGCGCTGCGCGACTCGCCCGAGCTGCTGCGGCTGTTCGCGCCGGTGCTGCGCGCCGACCTGGAGCTGGCCGTCTCCTACGTGTTCCGGCCCGGGCCCCCGCTGTCGTGCCCGATCACGGCGCTCGGCGGCACGGACGACCCGACGGTGTCCGAGGCCGAGCTGTCCGCCTGGCGCCGCCACACCAGCGGCGCGTTCGCCTCCGCCCGCTTCCCCGGCGGCCACTTCTACCTCGACGCCGCCGAACGCCCGGTGCTGGACACGCTCTGGCGGTGCCTGGCGCCCCGCCACGCTCTGACGAGGAGTTCGTCGTGA
- a CDS encoding FAD:protein FMN transferase — protein MKVLRDRVMGTDLMLVLPPGEHAAVLEWLRTVERTFSRFDPGSDTSRVNAGGAVVVSELFLAALDEACGYLGATGGLFSPFLGAELARLGYDTDFALVGTPDVAAAPLPMGVPAVHLDHDRRTVTLSPGLAVDLGGFVKGWSVQRAAEARREGGRVPYGMIDAGGDLVAWRPEGGRPWRIGVEHPLRERPVGTLELPAGTAAVATSSVVRRSWRDRAGTVLHHIVDPRTGEPAASDCAQATVITADLAAAEVYATCLILLGTREGPDWLAGQDPDARWITVGRDGRVRSSAALS, from the coding sequence GTGAAGGTCCTGCGCGATCGGGTGATGGGCACCGACCTCATGCTCGTCCTGCCGCCGGGGGAGCACGCCGCGGTGCTGGAGTGGCTGCGCACGGTGGAGCGCACCTTCAGCCGGTTCGACCCCGGCAGCGACACCAGCCGCGTGAACGCGGGCGGCGCGGTCGTCGTCTCCGAGCTGTTCCTGGCGGCGCTCGACGAGGCCTGCGGCTACCTCGGCGCGACCGGCGGGCTGTTCAGCCCGTTCCTCGGCGCCGAGCTCGCCCGGCTCGGCTACGACACCGACTTCGCGCTGGTGGGGACGCCCGACGTCGCCGCCGCGCCGCTCCCCATGGGAGTCCCCGCCGTGCACCTCGACCACGACCGCCGCACCGTGACGCTCTCGCCCGGCCTCGCGGTCGACCTCGGCGGGTTCGTCAAGGGGTGGAGCGTGCAGCGGGCCGCGGAGGCGCGGCGCGAGGGCGGGCGGGTGCCGTACGGGATGATCGACGCCGGCGGGGACCTGGTCGCCTGGCGGCCGGAGGGGGGCAGGCCGTGGCGGATCGGCGTCGAGCACCCGCTGCGCGAGCGGCCGGTCGGCACGCTGGAGCTGCCCGCGGGCACGGCGGCGGTGGCCACGAGCAGCGTCGTGCGGCGCAGCTGGCGCGACCGGGCCGGCACCGTCCTGCACCACATCGTCGACCCGCGCACCGGCGAGCCGGCCGCCTCCGACTGCGCGCAGGCCACCGTCATCACCGCGGACCTGGCCGCCGCCGAGGTGTACGCCACCTGCCTCATCCTGCTCGGCACCCGCGAAGGGCCGGACTGGCTGGCCGGGCAGGACCCGGACGCGCGCTGGATCACCGTCGGCCGCGACGGCCGGGTACGCTCCTCGGCGGCCCTGTCATGA
- a CDS encoding AfsR/SARP family transcriptional regulator, protein MIKFNVLGPLEVRTEADSALPKGRKARQVLALLLLRANEVVDVETFAEELWEGRGGGVGAIRTHVYNLRSALAAQPATRAVADMLVTEPTGYLLRVEPGQLDAEAFADSVAEGRQLMSSGAAEKAARRLRDGLSLWRGRALANVTPGPVVARHLTYLEEIRNRAVELRLEADLRLGHHRELVAELRTLIARNPLNEWYHLRLIECLCRCGRRGEALLAYHDLRRILDEELGLEPSAEARRLQHGILADAGHAPADQQSNRPMYSWSLRAPLARRPAAVVSTKRGLPQMK, encoded by the coding sequence ATGATCAAATTCAATGTTCTCGGTCCGCTGGAAGTGCGCACGGAAGCCGATTCTGCTCTGCCCAAGGGCCGGAAGGCACGCCAGGTCCTGGCGTTGCTGCTGCTCCGGGCCAACGAGGTGGTGGACGTGGAGACGTTCGCCGAGGAGCTGTGGGAGGGTCGCGGCGGGGGGGTCGGCGCGATCCGCACGCACGTCTACAACCTGCGCTCGGCGCTGGCCGCCCAGCCCGCCACCCGCGCGGTGGCCGACATGCTGGTCACCGAGCCGACCGGGTACCTGCTGCGGGTCGAGCCCGGGCAGCTCGACGCGGAGGCGTTCGCCGACTCGGTCGCCGAGGGGCGGCAGCTCATGAGCTCGGGCGCGGCCGAGAAGGCGGCGCGGCGGCTGCGTGACGGGCTGAGCCTGTGGCGGGGGCGCGCGCTGGCCAACGTCACGCCGGGGCCGGTCGTGGCCCGGCATCTCACGTACCTGGAGGAGATCCGCAACCGCGCCGTCGAGCTGCGGCTGGAGGCGGATCTGCGGCTCGGCCACCATCGGGAGCTGGTGGCGGAGCTGCGCACGCTGATCGCCAGGAACCCGCTCAACGAGTGGTACCACCTGCGGCTCATCGAGTGCCTGTGCAGGTGCGGGCGGCGCGGCGAGGCCCTGCTCGCCTACCACGACCTGCGCAGGATCCTGGACGAGGAGCTCGGGCTGGAGCCTTCGGCGGAGGCCAGGCGGCTCCAGCACGGGATCCTGGCGGACGCGGGGCACGCGCCCGCCGATCAGCAGTCGAACCGCCCGATGTACAGCTGGTCCCTGCGCGCGCCGCTCGCCCGCAGGCCCGCGGCCGTGGTGTCGACGAAGCGGGGGCTGCCGCAGATGAAGTAG
- a CDS encoding cyclase family protein, translated as MCAPETIMAALEGEPRPAGRRQVLRGALAGLFGAGALALLPRRAEAASGVRASRVLDLTHPLGPDFPVFEMYVRKPARRQVMFEDVIGFNTAEWTLNEHTGTHMDVPAHSRKGLPTADQVRPEDLVAPLCVVRIAERAARDNITELTVKDLREWERRNGPIPDRAFVALDSGWYRRVGDAAAYLQFDALAQVMRFPGISPEAADFLINQRSIVGFGTDTSSLDVGTRREPLVHRMLLTTGRYGLENLAALDTVPERGAQLVVGAAKLRGGFGAPVRALALL; from the coding sequence GTGTGCGCGCCTGAGACGATCATGGCGGCGCTGGAGGGCGAGCCGCGGCCGGCCGGCAGGCGGCAGGTGTTGCGCGGGGCGCTGGCCGGTCTGTTCGGGGCCGGCGCGCTCGCCCTGCTGCCCCGGCGGGCCGAGGCCGCGAGCGGGGTGCGCGCCTCCCGCGTCCTGGACCTGACGCACCCGCTCGGCCCCGACTTCCCGGTGTTCGAGATGTACGTGCGCAAGCCCGCCCGCCGCCAGGTCATGTTCGAGGACGTGATCGGGTTCAACACCGCCGAGTGGACGCTCAACGAGCACACCGGGACGCACATGGACGTCCCCGCCCACTCCAGGAAGGGCCTGCCCACCGCCGACCAGGTGCGGCCCGAGGACCTCGTCGCCCCGCTGTGCGTCGTCCGCATCGCCGAGCGCGCCGCCCGCGACAACATCACCGAGCTCACCGTCAAGGACCTGCGCGAATGGGAACGCAGGAACGGCCCCATCCCCGACCGGGCCTTCGTCGCCCTCGACAGCGGCTGGTACAGGAGGGTCGGCGACGCCGCGGCGTACCTGCAGTTCGACGCGCTCGCGCAGGTGATGCGCTTCCCCGGGATCAGCCCCGAGGCGGCCGACTTCCTGATCAACCAGCGTTCCATCGTCGGCTTCGGCACCGACACCAGCAGCCTCGACGTCGGCACCCGCCGCGAGCCGCTCGTCCACCGGATGTTGCTGACCACGGGCAGGTACGGGCTGGAGAACCTGGCCGCGCTCGACACCGTGCCCGAACGGGGAGCGCAGCTGGTCGTGGGCGCGGCGAAGCTGCGCGGCGGCTTCGGCGCGCCCGTCAGGGCTCTGGCGCTGCTGTAA
- a CDS encoding MFS transporter produces MSRLRSPVAAAGLIAFALTLTLSSGNVALPAIERDLGVSFAVSRWAVLGYALAAVVFVPFAWRSLRGVGLRRAMVWGVGGFGVASVVCALAPEIGTLLAGRLVLAAFAALLTVLTTVLAVSGEGQGTVPGTNRNAVPITVRNAVPSPGRNAVSSPGSVERDPGAELAGAGAAGRGAVELGATRASGKAGGRRDGSVGGLAVAAVCATLGGFAGAAAGGGLVSPLGWRALLLLPVPLCLLALITRIPGPRPSARASATSNPATASSTAAFADTTVSSPTTAQTNTTVSLPTTAQTNTAISPSRAAPTGTPAARAPALLAVTMLATIDALVIVLSPFFLFQGQVMQSALPLVGLTVTGLPVALIAGAAIGTRLTGRFGPRAVALAGAALAALGLLLLLPLSPAWSAAEVALRLAVVGAGMGLYGGPAHSLVMTGGALDRAAGRLQFARGLGYVLGPALAATLWAAEGFGRAGVGTALLPALGAAAVAALTLIPYRSMTTRRPSLQRPGAPWTPTRSRV; encoded by the coding sequence ATGAGCCGCCTGCGCTCCCCGGTCGCGGCCGCCGGGCTGATCGCCTTCGCCCTGACGCTCACCCTGAGCTCCGGGAACGTCGCCCTGCCCGCGATCGAACGCGACCTCGGCGTCTCCTTCGCGGTCAGCCGCTGGGCCGTGCTCGGCTACGCCCTCGCAGCCGTCGTGTTCGTTCCCTTCGCCTGGCGGTCCCTGCGGGGGGTGGGGCTTCGGCGGGCGATGGTGTGGGGGGTGGGCGGTTTCGGGGTGGCTTCGGTGGTGTGCGCGCTGGCGCCCGAGATCGGCACGCTGCTGGCCGGACGCCTGGTGCTGGCCGCCTTCGCCGCTCTCCTGACAGTCCTGACCACCGTCCTGGCCGTGTCCGGTGAGGGCCAGGGTACGGTGCCGGGCACGAACCGGAACGCCGTACCTATCACGGTCCGGAACGCCGTGCCCAGCCCGGGCCGCAACGCCGTGTCCAGCCCCGGGTCGGTGGAGCGCGACCCGGGGGCGGAGCTTGCGGGCGCCGGGGCGGCGGGGCGTGGTGCGGTGGAGCTCGGCGCAACGCGCGCGTCCGGGAAGGCGGGTGGGCGGCGGGACGGCAGCGTCGGCGGGCTGGCGGTCGCGGCCGTCTGCGCCACGCTCGGCGGGTTCGCCGGGGCGGCGGCGGGCGGTGGGCTGGTGAGCCCGCTCGGCTGGCGCGCCCTGCTCCTCCTGCCCGTCCCGCTCTGCCTCCTCGCCCTCATCACACGCATCCCCGGCCCCCGGCCGAGCGCTCGTGCGTCCGCGACTTCCAACCCCGCGACGGCCTCATCAACGGCTGCGTTCGCGGACACCACCGTCTCCTCACCAACCACCGCACAGACCAACACCACCGTCTCCTTGCCGACGACCGCACAGACCAACACCGCGATCTCCCCATCAAGAGCCGCACCCACCGGCACCCCGGCCGCCCGTGCCCCCGCCCTGCTCGCCGTCACGATGCTGGCCACGATCGACGCGCTGGTCATCGTCCTGAGCCCGTTCTTCCTCTTCCAGGGCCAGGTGATGCAGTCCGCACTGCCGCTGGTGGGCCTGACCGTGACGGGCCTGCCGGTCGCGCTCATCGCGGGCGCCGCGATCGGCACCCGCCTGACCGGCCGGTTTGGCCCCCGGGCCGTCGCTCTGGCCGGCGCCGCGCTGGCCGCTCTCGGGCTGCTGCTCCTGCTGCCCCTCTCCCCCGCGTGGTCCGCCGCCGAGGTGGCGCTGCGGCTCGCCGTGGTGGGTGCCGGGATGGGCCTGTACGGCGGCCCCGCCCACTCCCTGGTCATGACCGGCGGCGCGCTCGACCGTGCCGCCGGCCGGCTCCAGTTCGCGCGCGGCCTCGGCTACGTCCTGGGCCCCGCTCTGGCCGCCACCCTGTGGGCGGCCGAGGGGTTCGGGAGAGCCGGGGTGGGCACCGCGCTCCTGCCTGCGCTCGGCGCCGCCGCGGTGGCGGCGCTCACCCTGATCCCCTACCGCTCCATGACCACCCGACGACCTTCACTCCAACGACCGGGAGCACCATGGACACCCACGCGATCAAGAGTCTGA
- a CDS encoding acyl-CoA thioesterase: MDTHAIKSLMTEAVTQLTAPARPIEVRHTPRRHVYHRQVRFSDIDAHGHVNNVRFLEYLEDARIALFLDYAGTPPEDRSGLPAVGVAIVRHEVDYRRPLRFRHGSVRIESWVTKVNRVSCELAAEICSDEGVFAEARSTIMAFDPHTAKPRRFTIPERTFLKRYLH; the protein is encoded by the coding sequence ATGGACACCCACGCGATCAAGAGTCTGATGACCGAGGCCGTCACCCAGCTCACGGCCCCCGCCCGCCCGATCGAGGTGCGGCACACGCCCAGGCGGCACGTCTACCACCGCCAGGTGCGCTTCTCCGACATCGACGCCCACGGCCACGTGAACAACGTGCGCTTCCTGGAGTACCTGGAGGACGCCCGGATCGCCCTCTTCCTCGACTACGCGGGCACACCGCCCGAGGACCGCAGCGGGTTGCCCGCCGTAGGGGTCGCGATCGTGCGGCACGAGGTCGACTACCGCAGGCCGCTCAGGTTCCGGCACGGCTCGGTGCGGATCGAGTCGTGGGTGACGAAGGTGAACCGGGTCAGCTGCGAACTGGCCGCGGAGATCTGCTCGGACGAGGGGGTGTTCGCCGAGGCCCGCTCCACGATCATGGCCTTCGACCCGCACACCGCCAAACCACGGCGTTTCACCATCCCGGAGCGCACCTTCCTCAAGCGCTATCTGCACTGA
- a CDS encoding AfsA-related hotdog domain-containing protein translates to MTSDPYGKLTFDQTVPRSLAHRQAVGEVFVTDSAPGPDGDFLVAVQVPRAHSLWFDRLVPFHDPFSTAEAARQGSFVVLHRYFGVPVGLPFSLLRWQFRVHDLAAYRDDERSPLQGVLRYQVNDKSKGGELGDLTLSGELTIGSSTAMSFNGDVVFFGKADYAALREFQQASKPPPDPAASAVTPLDPALVGRRDRRNVVIGDGERFPYVIDTSHPSYFDHAYDHVPGPFIVEGFRQSAVVAAVRAGELPSPVAAVLGCTTTFGSFGEFGALLECSAEVTGAAGGRVTVAVELHQYGKRLASAGIELGPYPA, encoded by the coding sequence GTGACCTCTGACCCGTACGGAAAGCTGACCTTCGACCAGACGGTGCCGCGCTCGCTGGCCCACAGGCAGGCCGTGGGCGAGGTGTTCGTCACCGACTCCGCCCCGGGGCCGGACGGCGACTTCCTGGTGGCCGTGCAGGTGCCGCGCGCGCACAGCCTCTGGTTCGACCGGCTCGTCCCCTTCCATGACCCGTTCTCCACGGCCGAGGCGGCCCGGCAGGGGTCGTTCGTCGTGCTGCACCGGTACTTCGGGGTGCCCGTCGGGCTGCCGTTCAGCCTGCTGCGGTGGCAGTTCCGCGTGCACGACCTGGCCGCGTACCGCGACGACGAGCGGTCGCCGCTGCAGGGGGTCCTGCGTTACCAGGTGAACGACAAGTCCAAGGGCGGCGAGCTGGGCGACCTGACGCTGTCCGGGGAGCTGACGATCGGCTCCTCCACCGCCATGAGCTTCAACGGGGACGTGGTCTTCTTCGGCAAGGCGGACTACGCGGCACTGCGCGAGTTCCAGCAGGCGAGCAAGCCGCCGCCGGACCCGGCCGCGTCCGCCGTCACGCCGCTGGACCCGGCGCTGGTCGGCCGCCGCGATCGGCGCAACGTGGTCATCGGGGACGGGGAACGCTTCCCGTACGTGATCGACACCAGCCATCCCTCCTACTTCGACCACGCCTACGACCACGTGCCCGGGCCGTTCATCGTCGAGGGCTTCCGGCAGTCGGCGGTGGTCGCGGCGGTGCGGGCCGGGGAGCTGCCCTCGCCGGTCGCCGCCGTACTCGGCTGCACGACGACGTTCGGGTCGTTCGGCGAGTTCGGGGCGTTGCTGGAGTGCTCGGCCGAGGTGACGGGGGCGGCCGGCGGGCGCGTCACCGTCGCGGTGGAGCTGCACCAGTACGGCAAGCGGCTCGCGTCGGCGGGCATCGAGCTCGGGCCGTACCCGGCATGA
- a CDS encoding type I polyketide synthase, which translates to MTDQRKLLERALLQLRDTRARLAAAVCAAREPISVLGAGVRLPGDVADLEAFWNLLRDGVDAVTPSVDTLDGHRPEPADRAENGRWAGLLTEVDGFDAGFFGISPAEAAKLDPQQRLVLEVAWEAMEDAGLPLETLQRAGTGVFLGVYNSDYLTLQYDDPAVINTYTAPGGAHSVLANRLSYLLDLRGPSLAVDTACSSSLMAVHLAVRALRQGECDIALAGGVNIILNPVSTLVTEKVLPLAPGGRCRTFDAAADGIIRAEGCGVLVLTRESLAAGRRVRAVIRGTAANHDGRTNGLTAPNPRAQADLLRRALGDAGVRPEQVTYIEAHGTGTPLGDPIEVEALREVYGDGSLPCALGSVKTNFGHQEAAAGVTGLIKAMLVLEHGQVPPNVHLRRLNPEIDLAGSRLSAPAALTGLARGEHAPLAAVSSFGFGGANAHAIVQAPPPPPAGAATLGKLVLPLSSRDPAALAPLARAYAERLDGCDPAQAAAVCAAAGTRRTHLAHRLCLTAAGPAELVAKLGEVDGGAPAVPPRPPRVAFVFSGQGSQWAGMGTELLRREPVVAAEVAECDAVVRELAGWSVLEQLADGGRLHETEVAQVAIGALQLGLAALWRSWGVEPSAVTGHSMGEVTAAYAAGALDRAQAFDLLLRRARRAEEGAAGGAMASISLPPDRVRELIAAGGRVGVAAVNGPRSTVVAGERQAVVAVCDAAERLGANVRRLPSRYGFHSPMLDGQDERLAAELADLRPGPCTVPMYSTVTGALVQPGQLGAAHWGRNLRDAVRFSSAVSAIAATGVTVFVELGPHPVLLRDLGETLEEAGVRYRAVGSLRRGQPASATLDRSLADLYRAGLDVDWEAVLGAPPADVPLPAYPWQRRRHWLGEATQRADLGTAVPQAERAATIALFVRRRIADALGLDDVEQVPEDRPLADFALDSLVIVELKGRAESELGVTVPLQALLRVMHGGTALDLAAMIAKES; encoded by the coding sequence ATGACTGACCAGCGCAAACTCCTGGAACGCGCCCTGCTGCAGCTCCGCGACACCCGGGCCCGCCTGGCCGCCGCCGTGTGCGCGGCCCGCGAGCCGATCTCGGTGCTCGGCGCGGGCGTGCGCCTGCCGGGCGACGTGGCGGACCTGGAGGCGTTCTGGAACCTGCTGCGCGACGGCGTCGACGCCGTCACGCCGTCGGTCGACACGCTCGACGGCCACCGCCCCGAGCCGGCCGACCGCGCCGAGAACGGCCGCTGGGCCGGGCTGCTGACCGAGGTGGACGGGTTCGACGCCGGCTTCTTCGGCATCTCGCCCGCCGAGGCGGCCAAGCTGGACCCGCAGCAGCGGCTCGTGCTGGAAGTGGCCTGGGAGGCGATGGAGGACGCGGGCCTGCCGCTGGAGACGCTGCAGCGTGCCGGCACCGGCGTGTTCCTGGGCGTCTACAACAGCGACTACCTCACCCTCCAGTACGACGACCCGGCCGTGATCAACACCTACACGGCCCCGGGCGGCGCCCACAGCGTGCTGGCCAACCGCCTGTCCTACCTCCTGGACCTGCGCGGACCCAGCCTGGCCGTGGACACCGCCTGCTCCTCGTCCCTGATGGCCGTCCACCTGGCGGTGCGGGCGCTGCGGCAGGGCGAGTGCGACATCGCGCTGGCCGGCGGCGTCAACATCATCCTCAACCCCGTCTCCACGCTGGTCACCGAGAAGGTGCTGCCGCTGGCGCCGGGCGGGCGGTGCCGTACGTTCGACGCCGCGGCCGACGGGATCATCCGCGCGGAGGGGTGCGGCGTGCTCGTCCTCACCCGCGAGTCGCTGGCCGCGGGCAGGCGCGTGCGCGCGGTGATCCGCGGTACGGCGGCCAACCACGACGGCCGCACCAACGGCCTGACGGCGCCCAACCCGCGCGCCCAGGCGGACCTGCTGCGCCGCGCCCTCGGCGACGCGGGCGTACGGCCGGAGCAGGTCACCTACATCGAGGCGCACGGAACGGGCACGCCGCTGGGCGACCCGATCGAGGTGGAGGCGCTGCGCGAGGTGTACGGCGACGGCTCCCTGCCGTGCGCGCTCGGCTCGGTGAAGACGAACTTCGGCCACCAGGAGGCCGCCGCGGGCGTCACCGGCCTGATCAAGGCCATGCTGGTGCTGGAGCACGGGCAGGTGCCGCCCAACGTGCACCTGCGGCGGCTGAACCCCGAGATCGACCTGGCCGGCAGCAGGCTGTCGGCCCCGGCCGCGCTCACCGGCCTGGCCCGTGGCGAGCACGCGCCGCTGGCGGCGGTCAGCTCGTTCGGGTTCGGCGGCGCGAACGCCCACGCGATCGTGCAGGCGCCGCCGCCCCCGCCCGCGGGCGCCGCCACGCTGGGCAAGCTCGTGCTGCCGCTGTCGTCCCGCGACCCGGCCGCGCTGGCCCCGCTGGCCAGGGCGTACGCGGAGCGGCTGGACGGCTGCGACCCGGCGCAGGCCGCGGCCGTGTGCGCGGCGGCGGGCACCCGGCGCACGCACCTGGCGCACCGGCTGTGCCTGACGGCCGCCGGCCCGGCCGAGCTCGTGGCGAAGCTGGGCGAGGTGGACGGCGGGGCTCCGGCGGTGCCGCCGCGGCCGCCCCGGGTGGCGTTCGTCTTCAGCGGCCAGGGCTCGCAGTGGGCCGGCATGGGGACCGAGCTGCTGCGGCGCGAGCCGGTGGTCGCGGCGGAGGTGGCGGAGTGCGACGCCGTCGTACGGGAGCTGGCCGGCTGGTCCGTGCTGGAGCAGCTCGCCGACGGCGGCCGGCTGCACGAGACGGAGGTCGCGCAGGTGGCGATCGGCGCGTTGCAGCTCGGGCTTGCCGCGCTGTGGCGGTCCTGGGGGGTCGAGCCGTCGGCGGTGACCGGACACAGCATGGGCGAGGTCACCGCGGCGTACGCGGCCGGGGCGCTGGACCGCGCCCAGGCGTTCGACCTGCTGCTGCGCCGGGCGCGGCGGGCCGAGGAGGGCGCGGCGGGCGGCGCCATGGCGAGCATCTCGCTGCCACCCGACCGGGTCCGCGAGCTGATCGCCGCCGGAGGCCGGGTGGGGGTCGCCGCTGTGAACGGGCCGCGCTCCACCGTCGTCGCCGGCGAGCGGCAGGCCGTGGTGGCCGTCTGCGACGCCGCCGAGCGGCTCGGCGCGAACGTGCGCAGGCTCCCCAGCCGCTACGGCTTCCACAGCCCGATGCTCGACGGCCAGGACGAACGCCTGGCCGCCGAGCTCGCGGACCTGCGCCCAGGCCCGTGCACGGTGCCGATGTACTCCACCGTGACCGGCGCCCTGGTCCAGCCCGGACAGCTCGGCGCGGCCCACTGGGGGCGCAACCTGCGCGACGCCGTGCGCTTCTCCTCCGCGGTCTCCGCGATCGCCGCCACCGGGGTGACGGTGTTCGTGGAGCTCGGCCCGCATCCGGTGCTGCTGCGCGACCTCGGCGAGACGCTGGAGGAGGCCGGTGTCCGCTACCGGGCCGTGGGCAGCCTGCGGCGCGGCCAGCCGGCGTCCGCCACCCTGGACCGCTCGCTGGCCGACCTCTACCGCGCCGGCCTGGACGTGGACTGGGAGGCGGTGCTCGGCGCCCCGCCCGCCGACGTCCCGCTGCCCGCCTATCCCTGGCAGCGCCGCCGCCACTGGCTGGGAGAGGCCACGCAGCGGGCCGACCTGGGCACGGCCGTGCCGCAGGCCGAGCGCGCCGCCACGATCGCCCTGTTCGTACGGCGCCGCATCGCCGACGCCCTCGGCCTCGACGACGTCGAGCAGGTGCCCGAGGACCGGCCGCTGGCGGACTTCGCCCTCGATTCGCTGGTGATCGTCGAGCTGAAGGGCCGGGCGGAGAGCGAGCTCGGCGTCACGGTGCCGCTGCAGGCGCTGCTCCGCGTCATGCACGGCGGCACGGCGCTCGACCTGGCCGCCATGATCGCGAAGGAGAGCTGA
- a CDS encoding FAD-dependent monooxygenase → MDTEKISLPVLVVGAGPTGLALATELRRQGITCRIIDRSLDRPAHQARAVAMWPGALDVLARHGTADGVIAAGLRMGAARYWSGSRNVATVRLGDWHNGGPTMLGITQPAVEAVMAARLRELGVAVEWRTELVGLTGHGDHVGVRLDGPGGLEELTAAYVVGCDGAHSTVRELSGIPFAGTTYTQSFILGDGHVSSAVPRGEAHYHLHPDGVLVLVSLPGGGLRVFADAGRAGRLDSAPSAEELQRLATERAPYPVQIKDLTWSTRFPVHMRQAAAYRAGRCLLAGDAAHVHSPAGGQGLNTGIQDAANLGWKLALVLNGHGDADRLLDSYQAERSPVAAQVLRGAHQQTRLWTVRSPIGRLLRDGLLGLLGSTGALERRFIPNLAQDDLDYRKSPVVGPRGGRRAIGARGLPDVTVTPLRGDGAPVRLGELLADPRHTLLVMPGVDPLKVLPGLEPMADRVVARVLVSKGSAYGEPYRVPGGFAGQGPLRGAKLVLVRPDGYVADATTGEDVAALVAPLAGRGRSPRVRA, encoded by the coding sequence GTGGACACCGAGAAGATCTCCCTGCCCGTCCTGGTCGTGGGCGCCGGCCCCACCGGACTGGCTCTCGCGACAGAGCTCCGCAGGCAGGGCATCACCTGCCGGATCATCGACCGTTCCCTCGACAGGCCCGCCCACCAGGCCAGAGCCGTGGCGATGTGGCCCGGCGCGCTGGACGTCCTCGCCCGGCACGGCACGGCCGACGGCGTGATCGCCGCCGGCCTCCGGATGGGCGCCGCCCGCTACTGGTCGGGCTCCAGGAACGTGGCGACCGTGCGCCTCGGCGACTGGCACAACGGCGGCCCGACCATGCTGGGCATCACGCAGCCCGCCGTCGAGGCCGTCATGGCCGCCAGGCTGCGCGAGCTCGGGGTGGCGGTGGAGTGGCGTACGGAGCTCGTCGGGCTCACCGGCCACGGCGACCACGTCGGCGTCCGGCTCGACGGCCCCGGCGGGCTCGAAGAGCTCACCGCCGCGTACGTGGTCGGCTGCGACGGCGCCCACAGCACCGTCCGCGAGCTGTCCGGCATCCCCTTCGCGGGCACCACCTACACCCAGAGCTTCATCCTCGGCGACGGCCACGTCTCCAGCGCCGTCCCGCGCGGCGAGGCGCACTACCACCTGCACCCCGACGGCGTGCTCGTGCTGGTGTCGCTGCCGGGCGGCGGCCTGCGCGTGTTCGCCGACGCCGGCCGGGCCGGCAGGCTCGACTCCGCGCCGAGCGCCGAGGAGCTGCAGCGGCTGGCCACCGAGCGCGCCCCCTACCCGGTGCAGATCAAGGACCTGACGTGGAGCACCCGCTTCCCCGTGCACATGCGCCAGGCCGCCGCCTACCGGGCCGGCCGCTGCCTGCTGGCCGGCGACGCCGCCCACGTGCACAGCCCGGCGGGCGGCCAGGGCCTCAACACCGGCATCCAGGACGCCGCCAACCTCGGCTGGAAACTCGCCCTCGTCCTCAACGGGCACGGCGACGCCGACCGGCTGCTGGACAGCTACCAGGCCGAACGCTCGCCGGTGGCCGCGCAGGTGCTGCGCGGCGCCCACCAGCAGACCCGGCTGTGGACCGTACGCTCCCCGATCGGCCGCCTCCTGCGTGACGGGCTGCTCGGCCTGCTCGGCTCCACCGGGGCGCTGGAGCGCCGGTTCATCCCCAACCTGGCGCAGGACGATCTCGACTACCGCAAGAGCCCCGTGGTCGGGCCGCGGGGCGGGCGGCGAGCGATCGGCGCCCGCGGCCTGCCGGACGTCACGGTGACCCCGCTGCGCGGCGACGGCGCGCCGGTGCGGCTCGGCGAGCTGCTGGCCGACCCGAGGCACACCCTGCTGGTGATGCCGGGGGTGGATCCGCTCAAGGTGCTGCCCGGGCTGGAGCCGATGGCCGATCGGGTGGTGGCGCGGGTGCTGGTGTCCAAGGGGAGTGCTTACGGGGAGCCGTACCGGGTGCCTGGTGGCTTCGCGGGGCAGGGGCCGTTGCGGGGAGCGAAGCTCGTGCTGGTCCGGCCTGACGGGTATGTCGCCGATGCCACCACCGGGGAGGACGTCGCCGCGCTGGTGGCGCCGCTGGCCGGTCGGGGGAGGTCGCCTCGTGTGCGCGCCTGA